In the Pseudochaenichthys georgianus chromosome 1, fPseGeo1.2, whole genome shotgun sequence genome, one interval contains:
- the sh3gl2a gene encoding SH3 domain containing GRB2 like 2a, endophilin A1 isoform X1, which translates to MSVAGLKKQFHKATQKVSEKVGGAEGTKLDDDFTEMEKKMDTTARAVLDIMTKTTEYLQPNPATRAKMSMINSMSRMRGQEKGPGYTQTEAILGESMQRFGRELGEESNFGGALIEAGEAMRELGEVKDALDIEVKQNFIDPMQNLHEKDLKEIQHHLKKMEGRRLDFDYKKKRQGKCTDDELKQALEKFDDSKEIAEQSMFNLIESDIEQVSQLAALVHAQVEYHSRAAEILTQLSSKIDERIKDTSVKPRKEYAPKARTSLDFSISENHNGGIHNARSPGPRSPAVSPGETKKNPWRDTTVSPPSLRRFCVHLSLLQMVQINSRKTSAVRSPHKECSTYRNNEKLYQRTSICSFCFVLLSVF; encoded by the exons AAAGTGAGTGAGAAAGTTGGAGGGGCAGAAGGAACGAAGCTCGATGACGACTTCACTGAAATGGAGAAG AAAATGGACACCACCGCTCGGGCAGTGCTGGACATCATGACGAAGACTACTGAGTATCTGCAGCCGAACCCAG CCACCAGAGCCAAGATGAGCATGATAAACTCCATGTCCCGTATGCGGGGACAGGAGAAGGGTCCGGGCTACACGCAGACCGAGGCCATCCTGGGAGAGTCCATGCAGCGGTTTGGCCGGGAGCTCGGAGAGGAGTCTAACTTCG GCGGTGCTCTGATTGAAGCTGGGGAAGCCATGCGTGAGCTCGGAGAGGTGAAGGACGCTCTGGACATCGAGGTCAAGCAGAACTTCATCGACCCCATGCAGAACCTCCACGAAAAGGATCTGAAGGAGATTCAG CATCACCTGAAGAAGATGGAGGGTCGTCGTCTGGACTTTGACTATAAGAAGAAGCGCCAGGGCAAATGCACAGACGACGAGCTCAAACAGGCCCTGGAGAAATTCGACGACTCCAAGGAGATCGCTGAGCAGAGCATGTTCAACCTGATCGAGAGCGAC ATCGAGCAGGTGAGCCAGCTGGCTGCTCTGGTGCACGCTCAGGTGGAGTACCACAGCCGCGCCGCTGAGATCCTCACACAGCTCTCAAGCAAGATCGACGAGCG GATAAAGGATACTTCTGTCAAACCGAGGAAAGAGTATGCTCCTAAAGCCCGGACGTCTCTGGACTTCTCCATCAGTGAGAACCACAATGGAGGCATCCACAATGCTCGCTCTCCAG GGCCGAGGTCTCCAG CAGTATCTCCAGGTGAGACAAAAAAGAATCCCTGGAGAGATACAACAGTATCTCCTCCGTCACTTCGTCGTTTCTGTGTCCATCTCTCATTGTTACAAATGGTACAAATTAACAGCAGAAAAACAAGTGCCGTCCGCTCGCCGCACAAAGAGTGCTCGACCTACAGAAACAATGAAAAGCTTTACCAGCGGACGAGCATTTGCAGTTTCTGTTTTGTTCTCTTGTCAGTTTTCTGA
- the sh3gl2a gene encoding SH3 domain containing GRB2 like 2a, endophilin A1 isoform X2: MSVAGLKKQFHKATQKVSEKVGGAEGTKLDDDFTEMEKKMDTTARAVLDIMTKTTEYLQPNPATRAKMSMINSMSRMRGQEKGPGYTQTEAILGESMQRFGRELGEESNFGGALIEAGEAMRELGEVKDALDIEVKQNFIDPMQNLHEKDLKEIQHHLKKMEGRRLDFDYKKKRQGKCTDDELKQALEKFDDSKEIAEQSMFNLIESDIEQVSQLAALVHAQVEYHSRAAEILTQLSSKIDERIKDTSVKPRKEYAPKARTSLDFSISENHNGGIHNARSPAPLDQPCCRALYDFDPENEGELGFKEGDIITLTNKIDDNWYEGMLHGNSGFFPINYVDILVPLPH, encoded by the exons AAAGTGAGTGAGAAAGTTGGAGGGGCAGAAGGAACGAAGCTCGATGACGACTTCACTGAAATGGAGAAG AAAATGGACACCACCGCTCGGGCAGTGCTGGACATCATGACGAAGACTACTGAGTATCTGCAGCCGAACCCAG CCACCAGAGCCAAGATGAGCATGATAAACTCCATGTCCCGTATGCGGGGACAGGAGAAGGGTCCGGGCTACACGCAGACCGAGGCCATCCTGGGAGAGTCCATGCAGCGGTTTGGCCGGGAGCTCGGAGAGGAGTCTAACTTCG GCGGTGCTCTGATTGAAGCTGGGGAAGCCATGCGTGAGCTCGGAGAGGTGAAGGACGCTCTGGACATCGAGGTCAAGCAGAACTTCATCGACCCCATGCAGAACCTCCACGAAAAGGATCTGAAGGAGATTCAG CATCACCTGAAGAAGATGGAGGGTCGTCGTCTGGACTTTGACTATAAGAAGAAGCGCCAGGGCAAATGCACAGACGACGAGCTCAAACAGGCCCTGGAGAAATTCGACGACTCCAAGGAGATCGCTGAGCAGAGCATGTTCAACCTGATCGAGAGCGAC ATCGAGCAGGTGAGCCAGCTGGCTGCTCTGGTGCACGCTCAGGTGGAGTACCACAGCCGCGCCGCTGAGATCCTCACACAGCTCTCAAGCAAGATCGACGAGCG GATAAAGGATACTTCTGTCAAACCGAGGAAAGAGTATGCTCCTAAAGCCCGGACGTCTCTGGACTTCTCCATCAGTGAGAACCACAATGGAGGCATCCACAATGCTCGCTCTCCAG CCCCGCTGGACCAGCCCTGCTGTCGTGCACTGTACGATTTTGACCCCGAGAACGAAGGTGAGCTAGGCTTCAAGGAAGGCGATATCATCACCCTGACCAATAAGATCGATGACAACTGGTACGAGGGGATGCTGCACGGCAACTCCGGCTTCTTCCCCATCAACTATGTGGATATCCTGGTGCCGCTGCCCCACTAA